A portion of the Leptospira kanakyensis genome contains these proteins:
- a CDS encoding TonB family protein — MAQLSFDFRLPEKEEGERRLFFAFTFVILIASFVLAHLITRNMLWKMLAEEQAAEMLGPKEQEKIYEVLVEQQFINPDKKDEYKALSNKDSSGGGGLTEKQGFHTLTQFREFIMGSSASTPSKAQPKSEQSKEEELFEVGIFKADPKTNSNAEESPNQSASSGQMTKIPFNYRFQQDFLFRWDGAKALTIPTKQLAGYYYFKNMLKRIEESFAPPGGGNYAYRDVAGIVAREGIKEGETKVLFMLSEQGQVLDVRLVSSQGQVVVDQACLDSIRGQNFGPVPEEVKSKGLIFGINFIFPGIRYYR, encoded by the coding sequence ATGGCCCAACTCTCTTTTGATTTCCGGTTACCTGAAAAGGAAGAAGGGGAACGTAGACTTTTCTTCGCTTTCACCTTTGTCATCCTCATCGCTTCCTTTGTACTCGCGCACCTCATCACTAGGAATATGCTTTGGAAGATGTTGGCAGAAGAACAAGCTGCCGAAATGTTAGGGCCGAAAGAACAGGAAAAAATTTACGAAGTTCTTGTTGAACAACAGTTCATCAACCCAGACAAAAAAGACGAATACAAAGCACTCTCTAACAAAGATTCGTCGGGTGGCGGTGGTCTTACCGAAAAACAAGGGTTTCATACTCTCACACAATTTCGTGAATTCATTATGGGAAGTTCTGCTTCCACTCCAAGCAAAGCCCAACCCAAATCAGAACAATCCAAAGAAGAAGAACTATTTGAAGTAGGAATTTTCAAGGCAGATCCAAAAACCAATTCCAATGCTGAAGAAAGTCCGAACCAGTCCGCAAGTTCCGGACAAATGACAAAAATTCCTTTTAACTACAGGTTCCAACAAGACTTTTTGTTTCGATGGGACGGGGCCAAAGCCCTCACAATTCCCACCAAACAATTAGCAGGTTATTATTACTTTAAAAATATGTTAAAACGAATTGAGGAATCTTTTGCACCACCAGGTGGTGGAAACTATGCTTACCGAGACGTGGCAGGGATTGTGGCACGAGAAGGAATCAAAGAAGGGGAAACAAAAGTTTTATTTATGTTAAGCGAACAAGGCCAAGTGCTTGATGTTCGTTTGGTTTCTTCGCAAGGCCAAGTGGTGGTAGACCAAGCATGTTTGGATTCCATCCGAGGCCAAAACTTTGGCCCGGTTCCAGAAGAAGTGAAATCCAAAGGTCTTATTTTTGGAATCAACTTCATCTTTCCCGGAATCAGATATTATCGTTAG
- a CDS encoding carboxyl transferase domain-containing protein, with the protein MERIISKANPSSSEFVANRTAYLETIVPIRKVIENVKLGGGKKALEKHKSRGKLTARERIAELIDVGTEFMEICGLAGEGVYPDPVPSAGIITGIGKVEGVDCMIVANDATVKGGTYYPLTVKKHVRAQEIAENNSLPCIYLVDSGGAFLPMQDEVFPDKDHFGRIFFNQARMSAKGISQIAVVMGSCTAGGAYIPAMSDESVIVKGNGTIFLGGPPLVKAATGEVVTGEELGGADVHCRVSGVTDHYAEDDFHALEITRSIVKNLNIKLETAPKETEEPLYPTEEIYGIIERDSRKSYDPREIIARIVDGSRFHEFKKLYATTIVTGFAEVYGYPVGIIANHGVLFSESALKASHFIELCDQRRIPLLFLQNITGFMVGKKYENNGIARDGAKMVNAVSTTTVPKLTIVTGGSYGAGNYGMCGRAFAPEFLWMWPNARISVMGGEQAANVLWTVKKDQKEAAGESIQADEEVTFKKPILEDYEKKSSAVYSSARLWDDGIIDPAETRKVLGRALSVLSRRKEERKPFGVFRM; encoded by the coding sequence ATGGAAAGAATCATCTCCAAGGCGAACCCCAGTTCTTCCGAATTTGTTGCCAATCGAACGGCATACTTAGAGACCATCGTACCTATCCGCAAAGTTATCGAAAATGTAAAGTTAGGTGGTGGAAAGAAGGCCCTTGAGAAACATAAATCAAGAGGGAAGTTGACTGCAAGAGAACGCATTGCCGAACTCATTGATGTTGGAACCGAGTTTATGGAGATTTGTGGTTTGGCAGGAGAAGGTGTGTATCCTGATCCCGTTCCTTCTGCTGGTATCATTACCGGGATTGGAAAGGTGGAAGGTGTGGATTGTATGATTGTTGCCAATGATGCCACAGTCAAAGGGGGAACCTATTATCCTCTCACAGTCAAAAAACATGTTCGCGCACAGGAGATTGCCGAAAACAATTCTCTTCCTTGTATTTATCTAGTGGATTCTGGTGGGGCATTTTTACCCATGCAGGATGAAGTGTTCCCTGATAAAGACCACTTCGGACGTATTTTTTTCAACCAAGCACGAATGAGTGCCAAGGGAATTTCTCAAATAGCAGTGGTTATGGGGTCTTGTACGGCAGGTGGTGCATACATTCCTGCTATGTCTGATGAATCTGTCATCGTGAAAGGAAATGGAACTATTTTTCTTGGTGGGCCACCACTTGTCAAAGCAGCAACCGGTGAAGTTGTCACTGGGGAAGAGTTAGGTGGCGCCGATGTTCATTGCCGTGTGTCTGGAGTGACAGACCACTATGCAGAAGATGATTTTCATGCTTTGGAGATCACTCGTTCGATTGTTAAAAATTTAAATATTAAATTAGAAACAGCTCCTAAAGAAACCGAAGAACCTTTGTATCCCACAGAAGAGATTTATGGAATCATTGAACGTGATTCCCGTAAATCTTATGATCCAAGAGAAATCATTGCAAGGATTGTGGATGGATCGAGGTTTCATGAGTTTAAAAAACTTTATGCCACAACCATTGTCACTGGGTTTGCCGAAGTGTACGGGTATCCTGTAGGCATCATTGCCAATCATGGAGTTTTGTTTTCTGAGTCGGCCCTCAAAGCTTCTCATTTTATTGAGCTTTGTGACCAAAGGAGAATCCCTCTTTTGTTCCTCCAAAACATCACTGGGTTTATGGTAGGAAAAAAATACGAAAACAATGGGATTGCTCGGGATGGTGCCAAGATGGTGAATGCAGTTTCTACTACAACTGTTCCTAAGCTAACTATCGTTACTGGTGGATCTTACGGTGCCGGAAACTATGGAATGTGTGGTCGTGCCTTTGCTCCGGAATTTTTATGGATGTGGCCCAATGCTCGGATTTCTGTGATGGGAGGAGAACAAGCGGCCAATGTCCTTTGGACAGTCAAAAAAGACCAGAAGGAAGCAGCAGGAGAATCCATCCAAGCGGACGAAGAAGTTACTTTTAAAAAACCAATTTTAGAAGACTATGAAAAGAAGTCTTCCGCTGTCTACAGTTCGGCTCGCCTTTGGGATGATGGGATCATTGATCCAGCGGAGACTCGGAAAGTTTTAGGAAGAGCGTTGTCTGTTCTTAGCCGAAGGAAAGAAGAAAGAAAACCATTTGGTGTCTTTCGAATGTAA
- a CDS encoding GlmU family protein gives MNLLLDDSKRNPSLEPLSRFHSFFEWNLGGITLLEKLERKYPGAKIFYKGPNLEFEKLIFHRYPHVLPANLDSYDSIYSSDSYLPWELLGTVTSIIEDTLTLEKDWKRFRQKFKAKQSGFHIVGKEKHLYIHPQATVYPGVVFDTTHGPILIEDGAKISSFSFLEGPLFVGKNTQIDNARITGGSLIGNQCRIGGEVENSIILDYTNKHHEGFLGHSFVSTWVNLGALSTTSDLKNNYGIVKLKIGDSVVNTGTIKFGSLIGPFTKLAIGVMSNTGTVFDIASNIVESRIQGYVPAFTWIRPGGRYRLEEFLFDTKKIMARRGMNLFEFEDEYLRKLYGSFAE, from the coding sequence GTGAACCTTCTACTTGACGATTCCAAAAGAAATCCGTCTCTTGAACCTCTGTCCAGGTTTCATTCTTTTTTTGAATGGAACCTAGGTGGTATCACTCTACTCGAAAAATTAGAACGTAAGTATCCAGGGGCAAAAATTTTTTATAAAGGCCCCAATCTCGAATTTGAAAAACTAATCTTTCATAGATACCCACATGTTTTGCCTGCCAATTTAGATTCTTATGATTCGATTTATAGTTCTGATTCTTATCTGCCTTGGGAGTTACTCGGAACAGTCACATCGATCATTGAAGACACACTGACTTTAGAAAAAGATTGGAAACGGTTTCGTCAAAAGTTCAAAGCAAAACAATCGGGTTTTCATATTGTTGGAAAAGAAAAACATCTTTACATCCATCCGCAAGCGACTGTGTATCCCGGTGTTGTTTTTGATACAACGCATGGACCAATCCTTATCGAAGATGGAGCCAAAATTTCTTCCTTTAGTTTTTTAGAAGGCCCACTTTTTGTGGGGAAAAATACTCAAATCGACAATGCTCGGATCACTGGGGGTTCTCTCATTGGAAACCAGTGCCGGATTGGTGGAGAAGTCGAAAATTCAATCATTCTAGATTATACCAACAAACACCATGAAGGTTTTCTCGGTCATAGTTTTGTATCCACATGGGTAAACTTAGGCGCACTATCCACAACGAGTGACTTAAAAAACAATTATGGGATCGTTAAACTAAAGATCGGTGATTCGGTTGTGAACACAGGAACCATTAAGTTTGGATCTCTGATTGGACCTTTTACAAAACTGGCGATTGGTGTGATGTCGAATACAGGTACAGTATTTGATATAGCAAGTAACATTGTGGAATCCAGAATCCAAGGTTATGTGCCTGCCTTCACTTGGATAAGGCCGGGTGGACGTTACCGATTAGAAGAATTTCTTTTTGATACCAAAAAAATCATGGCTCGTCGCGGAATGAATCTTTTTGAATTTGAAGATGAATATTTAAGAAAGTTATACGGAAGTTTTGCGGAGTGA
- a CDS encoding STAS domain-containing protein — MIIHEKSSNQVAIITIEGEVDLYNAKELKDILDDKMRKNQYEIVVNLEKVPFMDSSGIGTLVTAMYKLKKYHGNLKVCSVHGSVAKVFKLTGMESHLEVFDTEENAVLSLVEERESTE; from the coding sequence ATGATCATCCACGAGAAGTCATCCAACCAAGTTGCCATTATCACCATTGAGGGTGAGGTTGATTTGTACAATGCAAAAGAATTGAAAGACATTCTGGATGATAAAATGCGTAAAAACCAATACGAAATTGTGGTGAACTTGGAAAAAGTTCCTTTTATGGATAGTTCTGGAATTGGAACACTTGTGACCGCCATGTACAAACTAAAAAAATACCATGGAAATTTGAAGGTCTGTAGTGTACATGGATCGGTGGCTAAGGTATTCAAACTCACAGGAATGGAAAGCCATTTGGAAGTATTTGATACCGAGGAAAATGCCGTCCTTTCCCTTGTGGAAGAAAGGGAATCAACCGAATAA
- the glmS gene encoding glutamine--fructose-6-phosphate transaminase (isomerizing), which yields MCGIVGYLGKREALPLIIKGLKRLEYRGYDSAGVALLNGGLDIVKKKGKVADLENEIGNRKLVATLGIGHTRWATHGEPNDRNAHPHTSSDGKLAIIHNGIIENYASIKKELEGNGHSFKSDTDSEVLIHLIEEIKKQNNCSIEEAVRLALNEVVGAYAIVILSKENERMMIAARKGSPLVIGIGEGEYFVASDATPIIEYTNNVTYLNDQEMAIIKDGDLVVKNLENVTKTPFIQKLELDLEDIEKGGYPHFMLKEIFEQPKSVRDAMRGRLVSREHHLFLSGIDQYLNRFLNADRLILVGCGTSWHAGLIGEYLFEDLARIPTEVEYASEFRYRNPIVTERDVIIAVSQSGETADTLAAIELAKSKGALIFGVCNVVGSSIARASHAGAYLHAGPEIGVASTKAFTSQVSILTMMALYLGLKKGSISLSDYQTLLLELDSIPDKVAKILTKDEEILKIAENYYRASNFLYLGRGFNFPVALEGALKLKEISYIHAEGYPAAEMKHGPIALIDEDMPVVFIATKDGSYEKVISNIQEVKARKGKVIAIVTEGDTDIKSMADYTFEIPKTADALVPLLAVIPLQLLSYHIAILRGCNVDQPRNLAKSVTVE from the coding sequence ATGTGTGGAATCGTAGGTTATTTAGGAAAAAGAGAGGCGCTCCCTCTCATCATTAAAGGTTTAAAACGTCTTGAATACCGTGGATACGATAGCGCCGGTGTTGCGTTGTTAAACGGTGGACTTGATATTGTTAAAAAGAAAGGGAAAGTTGCCGATTTAGAAAATGAAATTGGTAATCGCAAACTAGTGGCTACGCTTGGAATCGGTCACACTCGTTGGGCCACTCATGGAGAACCCAATGATCGTAACGCCCACCCACATACAAGTTCTGATGGAAAATTGGCAATCATTCATAACGGGATCATTGAAAACTATGCATCCATCAAAAAAGAATTAGAGGGGAACGGACATAGTTTTAAATCAGATACAGATTCTGAAGTTCTCATCCATTTAATTGAAGAAATCAAAAAACAAAACAATTGTTCGATTGAAGAAGCAGTTCGTTTGGCTTTGAATGAAGTGGTGGGAGCTTATGCCATTGTTATCTTGTCGAAAGAAAATGAAAGGATGATGATTGCTGCAAGAAAAGGTTCCCCCCTTGTGATTGGAATTGGTGAAGGCGAATACTTTGTTGCCTCTGATGCCACACCTATCATTGAATATACGAACAATGTAACCTATCTCAATGACCAAGAAATGGCCATCATTAAAGATGGAGATTTAGTTGTTAAAAATTTAGAAAACGTCACCAAAACTCCATTCATTCAAAAATTAGAATTGGACCTAGAAGACATAGAAAAGGGTGGATACCCACACTTTATGTTGAAAGAAATTTTTGAACAACCTAAGTCTGTGCGTGATGCCATGCGAGGACGTCTTGTTTCTCGGGAACACCATTTGTTTCTTAGTGGGATAGACCAATACTTAAACCGTTTTTTAAATGCGGATCGTTTGATCCTTGTGGGTTGTGGAACTTCTTGGCATGCCGGGCTTATCGGTGAGTATTTATTTGAAGACCTGGCTCGGATTCCTACAGAAGTAGAATATGCATCTGAGTTCCGTTATCGTAATCCCATCGTGACAGAAAGAGATGTCATCATTGCTGTCTCTCAATCAGGCGAAACTGCGGATACACTTGCTGCCATTGAACTTGCTAAGTCGAAAGGTGCACTCATCTTTGGAGTTTGTAATGTGGTGGGTTCTTCCATTGCCCGTGCTTCTCATGCGGGTGCTTACCTTCATGCGGGCCCTGAGATTGGTGTGGCATCGACAAAAGCATTTACTTCTCAAGTAAGCATTCTGACAATGATGGCTCTCTATTTAGGGCTGAAAAAAGGATCTATCTCCTTGTCTGATTACCAAACTCTCCTTCTCGAGTTGGATTCCATCCCAGATAAGGTAGCGAAAATTCTAACAAAAGATGAAGAGATCTTAAAAATTGCTGAAAACTATTACCGTGCATCTAACTTCCTTTATTTGGGACGTGGGTTTAACTTCCCTGTAGCCCTCGAAGGAGCACTGAAGTTAAAAGAAATTTCTTATATCCATGCAGAAGGATATCCGGCAGCAGAAATGAAACACGGACCGATCGCTCTCATTGATGAAGATATGCCTGTTGTCTTCATCGCTACAAAAGATGGTTCTTATGAAAAAGTAATTTCTAATATCCAGGAAGTCAAAGCTAGGAAAGGTAAGGTCATCGCCATTGTCACAGAAGGGGATACAGACATTAAATCTATGGCAGATTATACCTTTGAAATTCCAAAAACTGCGGATGCACTCGTTCCATTACTTGCCGTCATTCCTTTGCAACTTTTGTCCTACCACATAGCAATCCTTAGGGGATGTAATGTGGACCAACCGAGAAACTTAGCGAAATCTGTAACTGTGGAGTAA
- a CDS encoding alpha/beta fold hydrolase, whose product MTPSLLEHINSGKTVEIDDLRFFYLDEGKGDEIILLLPGFLTTSYNYRKLVNLLSTHYRVIALDFLGTGFSTRPDGPLSHRLQAHYLAPFLEKVVGDKKVHVVAFDYALPILCFTFKEHANQYKSLSILGGFMKLPKFRFYYPLHFLRLPLIGEVFSFLFRPPLLRLFYKLFLVKKTHHLTYEWEKTMYHLLFEGKARKNTLEFVRNVDRSTHALREIEEGAKNFVGLRQIYIGEEDFRISPNQTEYMKETLRTSSLVFLPSKHLPMEECPEVVFEKLHYFVDSFSHKKTKTFHFNKQNKD is encoded by the coding sequence ATGACACCCAGTTTGTTAGAACATATCAATTCCGGAAAAACAGTAGAAATTGATGACTTACGTTTTTTCTATTTGGATGAAGGGAAGGGTGATGAAATTATTTTACTACTTCCTGGTTTTTTAACTACATCATATAACTACCGTAAATTGGTGAATTTGTTATCCACTCATTACCGAGTGATTGCCCTTGATTTTTTGGGAACTGGATTTAGCACAAGACCGGATGGCCCTCTATCTCACAGACTCCAAGCTCATTACCTGGCTCCTTTTTTAGAAAAGGTAGTCGGAGATAAAAAGGTTCATGTTGTGGCTTTTGACTATGCCCTTCCTATCCTTTGTTTCACTTTTAAAGAACACGCAAACCAATATAAATCCTTATCCATACTGGGTGGATTTATGAAGTTACCAAAATTTCGATTTTATTATCCCTTACATTTCCTTCGTTTGCCTTTGATTGGGGAAGTGTTTTCCTTTTTGTTTCGTCCACCCCTCCTTCGTTTGTTTTATAAACTTTTCCTTGTGAAAAAAACACACCACTTAACCTATGAATGGGAAAAGACCATGTATCATTTGTTATTTGAAGGTAAGGCCCGAAAAAACACATTGGAGTTTGTTCGGAATGTGGATCGTTCCACTCATGCCCTTCGTGAAATTGAAGAAGGTGCTAAAAACTTTGTGGGTCTTCGTCAAATTTATATCGGTGAAGAAGATTTTCGTATTTCTCCAAACCAAACCGAGTATATGAAAGAAACACTTCGGACGAGTAGTCTTGTTTTTCTTCCTTCCAAACACCTTCCTATGGAAGAATGTCCAGAAGTGGTTTTTGAAAAACTCCACTACTTTGTAGATTCCTTCTCGCATAAAAAAACAAAAACCTTTCATTTTAACAAACAAAATAAGGATTAA
- the ruvB gene encoding Holliday junction branch migration DNA helicase RuvB, with protein MSLREDWIQPGEDEPSLRPTKLSEFIGQKEVLANLSVYVEAARKRKSPLDHVLISGPPGLGKTTLANIIANELAVAFTPTSAPAISKGADLVRFLTLLKTNEVLFIDEIHGFIKKQEELLYPAMENFFVDLVVGEGVTANALQIQLQPFTLVGATTRSGLVSEPLKSRFGIHLKLDFYTDGEMQIIVDRSAKLLGVSLGEGVALEIGKRSRKTPRIANHLLKRVRDFAEVRNESSVNLETCRFAFERMGVDHLGLDAVDRQILDILIHRYGGGPVGIKPIAVVLGEEERTLEDTYEPFLVRVGLIDRTPQGRVATKKAYEHLGIVYTGNIGENRENGPTLF; from the coding sequence GTGAGTTTAAGAGAAGATTGGATCCAACCGGGCGAAGATGAACCTAGCCTTCGCCCCACAAAATTATCCGAATTTATCGGACAAAAAGAGGTTTTGGCCAATCTCTCGGTATACGTGGAGGCGGCTCGCAAACGAAAGAGCCCCCTCGACCATGTTCTGATTTCCGGCCCTCCGGGCCTTGGCAAAACCACACTTGCCAATATCATTGCCAATGAACTGGCAGTTGCTTTTACTCCCACATCGGCTCCTGCCATCTCCAAAGGTGCAGATCTTGTTCGGTTCTTAACTTTACTCAAAACCAACGAAGTCCTCTTTATCGACGAAATCCACGGTTTTATCAAAAAACAAGAAGAGTTACTCTATCCTGCGATGGAGAACTTCTTTGTGGATCTTGTGGTGGGTGAAGGTGTCACTGCCAACGCCCTCCAGATCCAACTCCAACCCTTTACCCTTGTCGGTGCCACCACTCGCTCTGGGCTTGTGAGTGAGCCTTTAAAGTCCCGGTTTGGAATCCATCTCAAACTTGATTTTTATACCGATGGGGAAATGCAGATCATCGTGGATCGTTCGGCCAAACTTCTCGGAGTATCCCTCGGCGAAGGAGTCGCTTTGGAGATTGGAAAACGAAGCCGTAAAACTCCAAGGATTGCCAACCACCTTTTAAAACGAGTTCGGGATTTTGCGGAAGTTCGTAACGAAAGTTCTGTGAATTTAGAAACCTGCCGGTTTGCTTTTGAAAGGATGGGAGTGGACCATTTGGGCCTTGATGCCGTGGATCGCCAAATTTTGGACATCCTCATCCATCGTTATGGTGGTGGGCCTGTGGGAATCAAACCTATCGCTGTGGTGCTCGGCGAAGAAGAACGCACTTTAGAAGACACATACGAGCCGTTTCTTGTCCGAGTTGGCCTCATTGACCGCACACCACAAGGCCGAGTGGCTACGAAAAAAGCTTACGAACATTTGGGAATTGTGTATACTGGAAATATCGGGGAAAATCGCGAAAATGGCCCAACTCTCTTTTGA
- a CDS encoding trypsin-like peptidase domain-containing protein has product MINKKTNPLRYLAIAFSFLLLGTFLSPILTCGNSSENPLQLKADGTDKLSPAQTQAVALEDAFQEVFDKVSPSVVSIATERTVNVQQHPFSGDPYFDHFFGRPGGGSGRVMKQKQTGLGSGIVLNEEGYIMTNHHVIKDMDKLTVKFKNQKTFEAKLIGSDETMDIALLKIDAPKGTLRPIVLADSGKVKVGNWAIAIGAPLGFEHSFTVGVVSAVQRGGIDSSGLSYIQTDAAINQGNSGGPLLNIRGEVIGINRMIASQSGGSVGIGFTIPINEARRVAEEIKTNGKVTRPWIGVGLDAINEEDVEQLKLKDTKGAIVRQIMKGSPADKAGLKLFDVIVEMGGKQIQTPEELIGFVRSSKIGKRIEIKIIRNKNEILTSITPEQKPN; this is encoded by the coding sequence ATGATTAATAAAAAAACGAATCCATTACGTTACCTTGCGATCGCTTTTAGTTTTTTACTGTTGGGAACATTTTTGTCACCCATCCTCACTTGCGGAAATTCATCCGAAAATCCTCTGCAATTAAAAGCAGATGGGACTGATAAATTGTCCCCAGCCCAAACACAAGCTGTGGCTTTGGAAGATGCCTTCCAAGAAGTATTTGATAAAGTATCACCAAGTGTGGTATCGATTGCCACAGAAAGGACAGTGAATGTCCAACAACATCCTTTTTCAGGTGATCCGTATTTTGACCATTTTTTTGGACGTCCAGGTGGTGGATCCGGTCGTGTGATGAAACAAAAACAAACGGGTCTTGGTTCTGGGATTGTCCTTAACGAAGAAGGTTATATAATGACCAACCACCATGTGATCAAAGACATGGACAAACTCACGGTGAAGTTTAAAAATCAAAAAACCTTTGAAGCAAAACTCATTGGTTCTGACGAAACCATGGACATCGCCTTACTCAAGATAGATGCTCCAAAAGGTACACTTCGTCCGATTGTCCTTGCCGATTCCGGTAAAGTCAAAGTAGGAAACTGGGCCATCGCGATTGGTGCTCCCCTTGGATTTGAACATTCCTTTACTGTCGGTGTTGTGTCTGCTGTCCAACGCGGGGGAATCGATTCTTCTGGATTATCATACATCCAAACGGATGCTGCCATCAACCAAGGAAATAGTGGAGGCCCACTTCTTAACATCCGTGGGGAAGTGATCGGGATCAATCGTATGATTGCTTCTCAATCTGGTGGATCTGTAGGGATTGGATTTACCATTCCGATCAATGAAGCACGCCGAGTTGCCGAAGAAATCAAAACCAATGGGAAAGTCACTCGTCCTTGGATTGGTGTTGGTCTTGACGCAATCAATGAAGAAGATGTGGAACAACTCAAACTCAAAGACACAAAAGGTGCCATTGTTCGCCAGATCATGAAAGGATCTCCTGCTGACAAAGCCGGATTAAAATTATTTGACGTGATTGTGGAAATGGGCGGAAAACAAATCCAAACACCGGAAGAACTCATCGGTTTTGTGCGATCTTCCAAAATTGGGAAACGAATTGAGATAAAAATCATTCGAAATAAAAATGAAATCTTGACTTCCATCACTCCGGAGCAGAAACCAAATTGA
- a CDS encoding DJ-1 family glyoxalase III: MAKRVLIPLCPGFEEMEAIILIDVLRRGNVEVVSLGKSKDPIVAARKTLHLADKTFSEIVPSEFDAILLPGGLEGTKQLMNEPEISKILKSFQTETKMIGAICAAPNVLRNLDIISGDDPYTAFPSSNDLAKGKGGKYTGERIVSHNHIHTSIGPGSAFEFALYILEKLEGKDVMETVKVSLQLPS, translated from the coding sequence ATGGCAAAACGTGTTTTGATCCCCCTCTGTCCTGGCTTTGAAGAAATGGAAGCCATCATCCTCATCGATGTTTTGAGAAGAGGAAATGTGGAAGTGGTCTCTCTCGGAAAATCAAAAGATCCCATCGTTGCTGCAAGAAAAACTCTGCACTTAGCTGATAAAACTTTTTCAGAAATTGTCCCAAGTGAATTTGATGCCATCCTTCTTCCGGGTGGGCTCGAAGGAACCAAACAACTGATGAATGAACCTGAAATTAGTAAAATTTTAAAATCATTCCAAACAGAAACAAAAATGATCGGTGCCATTTGTGCGGCTCCGAATGTCCTTCGTAACTTAGATATCATCTCCGGAGATGATCCTTATACAGCCTTTCCTTCCTCAAATGATTTGGCCAAAGGAAAAGGTGGAAAATATACAGGAGAAAGGATTGTCTCACATAACCATATCCATACGAGCATTGGCCCTGGTTCTGCCTTTGAATTTGCTTTGTATATTTTAGAAAAATTGGAAGGAAAGGATGTGATGGAAACGGTTAAGGTTAGTTTACAACTTCCGTCATAA